In Zhaonella formicivorans, one DNA window encodes the following:
- a CDS encoding CAP-associated domain-containing protein encodes MKSLIKFVAGLVTGIFFTVLMMNSGWAAGFIQEIKVQILPLKYYFDGMQKGNSDGQYFNGNKNVPLGFIYDGTTYVPLRFISEALGKAVGWDAKTNTIWVGKKPEIRPSLPATLMQGTKNVEAYIGISTKALVEKLGEPQRKDPGEYGFDWWIYNKDYKNYLQVGVKEDKVVALYTNSYNWTTNGISLGSARADIEQKLDLVNKINFTYQNADFTISESAEQFQERPIKIESNLVTEFFFDIHDNNRLAAVRVLDLYTFMSMAAGNYNMQWTYFGKQPSFGKPKLSDAQLDAVERAYEQQIFDLVNAVRAQKGLSLLKWDEKVADVARSHSRDMLEHNFFSHTSPNSGHLSDRMQKAGIKYRIVAENIAYNYVDAIAAHEGWMNSLGHRTNVLNKDFKHLGAGVEGKFYTQNFVTY; translated from the coding sequence ATGAAATCTTTGATAAAGTTTGTAGCAGGCCTAGTTACAGGGATTTTTTTTACCGTATTAATGATGAATTCCGGCTGGGCGGCGGGTTTTATACAGGAGATCAAGGTGCAGATTTTGCCCCTAAAATATTATTTTGATGGTATGCAAAAGGGTAATTCCGATGGGCAATATTTTAACGGCAATAAAAATGTACCTTTGGGATTTATTTACGATGGCACTACATATGTACCTTTAAGGTTTATTTCAGAAGCTTTGGGGAAAGCGGTTGGATGGGATGCAAAAACAAATACTATTTGGGTTGGTAAGAAACCTGAGATTAGACCGAGCTTACCAGCTACATTGATGCAAGGTACAAAAAATGTTGAAGCATATATTGGAATTTCAACCAAGGCTTTAGTTGAAAAATTAGGGGAGCCCCAGCGTAAAGACCCGGGGGAATATGGGTTTGACTGGTGGATCTATAACAAAGATTATAAAAACTACCTTCAAGTCGGAGTGAAGGAAGATAAAGTAGTTGCTTTATATACTAATTCCTATAACTGGACAACCAATGGAATTAGCTTGGGGAGCGCAAGAGCAGACATCGAGCAAAAACTGGATTTGGTAAATAAAATAAATTTTACTTATCAAAACGCTGATTTTACTATAAGTGAGAGTGCAGAACAATTTCAAGAAAGGCCTATCAAAATTGAGAGTAATTTAGTTACTGAGTTTTTCTTTGATATTCATGATAATAACAGACTTGCCGCTGTACGGGTCCTTGATTTATATACTTTTATGAGTATGGCTGCAGGCAATTATAACATGCAGTGGACCTATTTCGGCAAGCAACCCTCTTTCGGAAAACCAAAACTTTCGGATGCCCAATTAGACGCTGTTGAAAGGGCTTATGAGCAACAGATTTTTGATTTGGTCAATGCGGTGCGTGCTCAAAAAGGACTGTCGCTGTTAAAATGGGATGAGAAAGTTGCTGATGTCGCCCGCTCCCATAGTAGAGACATGTTGGAACACAATTTCTTTTCACACACTTCACCTAATTCAGGACATTTAAGTGATAGGATGCAAAAGGCAGGAATAAAATACAGGATAGTTGCAGAAAACATTGCTTACAATTATGTTGATGCCATTGCTGCCCATGAAGGGTGGATGAACAGCTTAGGCCACAGGACCAATGTTTTAAACAAGGATTTTAAACATTTAGGGGCTGGCGTAGAAGGAAAATTCTATACGCAAAATTTTGTGACTTATTAA
- the cas3 gene encoding CRISPR-associated helicase Cas3', which yields MEYYAHSDSEKDKSQWHLLKKHLEDTAKLAAMFAKSFGAEKLGYIAGLLHDIGKYSYEFQQRLQGANNKVDHSTAGAVEAEIQYKIFGRILAYVIAGHHAGLPDWGSKVDESSLEGRLAKESLPDYSAFKNEIDLPKPEELFFPITKAPVGYGFSVQFFIRFLYSALVDADFLDTEKELNVDKSFLRSNRASLADMLQVLEAFLDRKCHDAPDTLINRHRAQVLAKCREKARLGPGLFTLTVPTGGGKTLSSIAFALKHAVMHGIERVIYVIPYTSIIEQNAAVFRDIFGDDKILEHHSNFAYPESLRQTEAEYNSTASEKLKLASENWDMPVVVTTNVQFFESLFASRSSRCRKLHNIAKSVVIIDEAQMIPTGFLRPCINALAELVVNYNTTVVLCTATQPAFSKFLPPEIRPLEIIDDPEGLYTALQRVRIRHLGELSDDSLANKLLSHKQVLCIVNSKKHARIIFEKVRNEGVFHLSTRMCPAHRSKVLQTIKERLKKAQICRVISTQLIEAGVDVDFPVVYRSLAGVDSIAQSAGRCNREGFTEKGEVYVFTPEKHGLPAGWLSRTAAVGEDVLRQYEDPLSLDAVKDYFTILYNIEGEKLDKEGIMAEIKEQEKLLKFPFRCIAEKFKLIEDNTTAVVIPWDDECKRLLEEARWNDFSGQYIRKLQCYTVQVYEDEFKEMLRLGILEAIVGKFFVLSEEGYKANYSMETGLLPCTESMLLKETLII from the coding sequence ATGGAATATTATGCACATTCCGACAGTGAAAAAGATAAAAGCCAATGGCATTTGTTAAAAAAACATTTAGAGGACACTGCGAAACTGGCCGCAATGTTTGCCAAATCTTTCGGAGCGGAAAAGCTAGGATATATAGCCGGCCTTTTGCACGATATCGGAAAATACTCATATGAATTTCAACAACGTCTACAAGGTGCCAATAATAAAGTTGATCATTCTACGGCGGGAGCTGTAGAAGCAGAAATACAGTATAAAATTTTTGGCAGAATACTGGCTTATGTGATTGCAGGTCACCACGCGGGCCTTCCCGATTGGGGCAGCAAAGTCGATGAATCTTCCTTGGAAGGCAGGTTGGCCAAAGAATCGTTACCGGATTATAGTGCTTTTAAAAATGAGATTGACCTTCCAAAACCTGAAGAACTGTTTTTTCCTATAACTAAAGCACCTGTGGGCTATGGTTTTAGTGTCCAGTTTTTTATCAGATTTCTCTATTCAGCCCTTGTGGATGCAGATTTCCTTGATACGGAAAAGGAGCTGAACGTTGATAAATCATTCCTGCGTAGCAATCGAGCCTCTTTGGCGGATATGCTACAGGTTTTGGAGGCGTTTCTGGACAGGAAGTGTCATGATGCTCCTGATACGCTAATTAACAGGCACAGGGCACAGGTTTTAGCCAAATGTAGGGAGAAGGCTAGATTAGGGCCTGGGCTTTTTACTCTTACTGTGCCAACGGGAGGAGGGAAAACACTTTCTTCAATAGCTTTTGCGTTGAAGCATGCGGTTATGCATGGTATCGAGAGGGTCATCTATGTAATCCCGTATACTAGTATAATCGAACAAAACGCGGCTGTTTTTAGAGATATATTTGGTGACGACAAGATCTTAGAGCATCACAGCAATTTTGCCTATCCCGAAAGTTTGAGGCAAACAGAAGCAGAGTACAATTCTACAGCCTCAGAAAAGTTGAAACTGGCTTCCGAAAACTGGGACATGCCTGTTGTTGTTACGACAAATGTCCAGTTTTTTGAATCTTTGTTTGCGTCAAGAAGTTCTCGGTGCCGGAAGCTACATAATATCGCCAAGAGCGTAGTGATTATTGATGAGGCACAAATGATCCCAACTGGTTTCTTAAGGCCATGCATCAACGCTCTGGCTGAACTTGTTGTCAACTACAATACCACGGTGGTTTTATGTACGGCTACTCAGCCAGCTTTTAGCAAATTTCTCCCCCCAGAAATCAGGCCACTGGAGATAATAGATGATCCGGAAGGATTATATACGGCTTTGCAAAGGGTGAGAATTAGACACCTTGGAGAGCTATCTGATGATTCGTTGGCTAATAAACTTTTATCTCATAAACAGGTATTGTGCATAGTCAATTCGAAAAAACATGCTAGGATTATATTTGAAAAAGTACGTAATGAAGGAGTCTTCCATTTGAGCACTCGCATGTGTCCCGCCCACAGGTCAAAAGTGCTTCAAACTATAAAGGAAAGGTTGAAAAAAGCACAGATATGCAGAGTGATATCCACCCAATTAATTGAAGCTGGAGTTGATGTTGATTTTCCAGTTGTTTACCGCAGCTTGGCAGGAGTTGACTCGATTGCTCAGTCAGCGGGAAGATGCAATAGGGAAGGTTTCACGGAAAAAGGCGAAGTGTATGTCTTTACGCCGGAAAAACATGGTTTGCCTGCGGGCTGGCTCAGCAGGACGGCAGCAGTAGGAGAAGACGTTTTAAGGCAATATGAAGATCCTCTCAGCCTGGACGCAGTTAAGGATTATTTTACAATACTTTACAACATCGAAGGAGAAAAGTTGGATAAAGAAGGAATAATGGCCGAAATTAAAGAGCAGGAGAAGCTGTTAAAGTTCCCTTTCCGTTGCATTGCTGAAAAATTTAAGTTGATCGAAGATAACACAACTGCCGTAGTAATCCCATGGGACGATGAATGTAAGAGATTATTGGAGGAAGCCAGGTGGAATGATTTTTCCGGCCAATACATCAGAAAACTGCAGTGTTATACCGTTCAGGTATACGAGGATGAATTTAAGGAGATGCTCCGGCTCGGAATCCTCGAGGCTATTGTGGGCAAGTTTTTTGTCCTTAGCGAAGAGGGTTATAAAGCTAATTACAGTATGGAAACAGGACTGCTACCCTGCACCGAGAGCATGTTACTTAAAGAAACTTTGATTATTTAA
- the cas1c gene encoding type I-C CRISPR-associated endonuclease Cas1c, producing the protein MRKLLNVLYVTTPDAFLAKDGENLVVRLQDKEVFRTPIHYLEGIVTFGYMGSSPALLGLCAERGVSLTFLNEHGKFLASVSGPVKGNVLLRRKQYRMADSAGDCTKLAARFIMGKIANSRTVLRRFISDHGDKCNLSRIERISKGLAKNIVKVSNATSLEEIRGIEGETARDYFSVFDDMILNQKESFFMKERSRRPPMDKVNALLSFFYTLLVNENRSALEAVGLDPYVGFLHRDRPGRPGLALDLMEEFRPYLADRLALNLINRRQITGEDFVKKESGGVILKEEARKTVLEAWQKRKRDELTHPYLNEKIPVGLLPYAQALLLSRYLRGDLDDYPPFVWK; encoded by the coding sequence ATGAGAAAATTGTTGAATGTACTTTATGTTACAACTCCAGACGCCTTTTTGGCTAAAGACGGAGAAAACTTGGTAGTCAGATTACAGGACAAGGAAGTATTTCGCACACCCATTCATTACTTGGAGGGAATAGTGACTTTTGGCTATATGGGTAGCAGCCCGGCTTTATTAGGTTTGTGTGCAGAAAGAGGCGTTTCTTTAACTTTTCTGAACGAGCATGGTAAATTCCTGGCTAGTGTTTCGGGGCCGGTAAAGGGTAATGTACTACTAAGGCGCAAACAATACAGAATGGCAGATTCAGCAGGTGATTGTACAAAACTTGCTGCTCGGTTTATTATGGGGAAGATTGCTAACAGCAGAACAGTTTTAAGGCGTTTTATTAGTGACCATGGAGATAAATGTAATTTAAGTAGAATTGAGCGGATAAGCAAAGGGTTGGCCAAAAACATTGTCAAGGTAAGTAATGCTACTTCCCTGGAAGAAATTAGGGGTATAGAAGGAGAAACGGCAAGAGATTACTTTTCGGTATTTGATGATATGATCTTAAATCAGAAGGAAAGCTTTTTCATGAAAGAGCGAAGCCGCAGGCCACCAATGGATAAAGTAAATGCCTTACTTTCTTTTTTTTATACCCTGCTAGTTAATGAAAATAGGTCTGCCCTTGAAGCCGTTGGACTTGATCCATATGTAGGCTTTTTACACCGTGATCGACCGGGAAGGCCAGGGTTGGCCTTAGACTTGATGGAAGAATTCCGCCCTTATTTGGCGGACAGGCTTGCTTTGAATCTTATTAACCGTCGGCAAATAACAGGGGAAGATTTTGTAAAGAAGGAATCAGGAGGGGTAATTTTAAAAGAAGAGGCCAGGAAAACAGTTTTGGAGGCTTGGCAAAAAAGAAAAAGAGATGAGTTAACACATCCTTATCTAAACGAAAAAATACCCGTTGGTTTATTGCCATATGCCCAAGCTTTGCTATTGTCCCGATATTTAAGGGGTGACCTTGATGACTATCCGCCCTTTGTCTGGAAATAA
- the cas5c gene encoding type I-C CRISPR-associated protein Cas5c: protein MGYGIRLLVWGDYACFTRPEMKVERVSYDVMTPSAARGILEAIHWKPAIRWVVDRIHVLNEIRFDNIRRNEVGDKIPAGNVKKAIKGEIVELCQYAADDRQQRATLLLRDVAYVIEAHFELTGKAGPGDKPEKHYNIVLRRARQGQCFHQPYLGCREFPARFRLIEDDEPFPHSQYQGKEKDLGWMLLDIDFADQMTPRFFRALMKDGTIEIPRMEEGGISK, encoded by the coding sequence GTGGGTTATGGTATTCGCCTTTTGGTCTGGGGAGATTATGCCTGTTTTACCAGGCCGGAAATGAAGGTGGAAAGGGTTAGCTATGATGTCATGACTCCTTCTGCCGCCAGGGGGATCTTGGAAGCTATTCACTGGAAACCTGCAATCCGGTGGGTAGTTGACAGGATTCATGTGTTGAATGAAATTCGTTTTGACAATATACGTCGCAATGAAGTTGGGGACAAAATACCTGCTGGAAATGTGAAAAAGGCTATAAAAGGAGAAATTGTTGAACTTTGCCAGTACGCCGCGGATGACCGGCAGCAGCGGGCCACCCTTTTATTAAGGGATGTTGCTTATGTTATAGAAGCTCATTTTGAGCTGACCGGTAAGGCTGGACCCGGAGATAAACCGGAAAAGCATTACAACATTGTGCTGCGTCGAGCCAGGCAGGGGCAGTGTTTTCACCAGCCTTACCTGGGATGCCGGGAATTTCCTGCCAGGTTTCGCCTTATAGAGGATGATGAGCCTTTTCCTCACTCACAATATCAAGGCAAAGAAAAAGATCTGGGGTGGATGCTTCTGGATATTGATTTTGCTGATCAGATGACTCCCAGATTTTTCAGGGCTCTTATGAAGGATGGAACCATCGAAATACCCCGGATGGAGGAAGGGGGGATAAGCAAATGA
- the cas7c gene encoding type I-C CRISPR-associated protein Cas7/Csd2, giving the protein MADMIKNRYEFVLLFEVENGNPNGDPDAGNMPRIDAETGLGLVTDVCLKRKIRNYVDIVKGGIEGYDIYVREGAVLNSQHRKAYAAVGIEPNTKDKKMPKDEEEAKKITKFMCHHFFDIRAFGAVMTTEVNCGQVRGPVQLNFARSIDPIVQQEVTITRMAVTSEKDAEKKDREMGRKYIVPYALYRLEGYVSSYLAQKTGFNNDDLELLWEALVNMFDHDHSAARGKMATRKLVVFRHESALGNAPAYKLFDLVQVTRKVPVRPARSYDDYEVKINRSQLPTGVDLIEK; this is encoded by the coding sequence ATGGCTGATATGATTAAAAACAGGTATGAGTTTGTGCTTTTGTTTGAGGTGGAAAATGGCAACCCTAACGGTGACCCGGACGCCGGCAACATGCCCCGCATTGACGCCGAGACTGGCCTTGGTCTGGTAACTGATGTCTGTCTGAAACGTAAAATCAGGAATTATGTGGATATTGTTAAGGGCGGTATAGAGGGTTATGACATTTATGTACGAGAAGGGGCAGTTTTGAACTCCCAGCACAGAAAAGCCTACGCTGCTGTAGGAATTGAGCCTAACACTAAGGATAAAAAAATGCCTAAAGATGAAGAAGAGGCTAAGAAAATTACCAAGTTTATGTGCCACCACTTCTTTGATATTAGGGCTTTTGGTGCAGTGATGACTACGGAGGTGAACTGCGGCCAGGTCCGGGGTCCTGTTCAACTTAATTTTGCCAGAAGTATAGACCCTATTGTTCAGCAGGAAGTAACTATCACTAGAATGGCTGTAACTTCAGAAAAAGATGCCGAAAAGAAAGACAGGGAAATGGGACGTAAATATATCGTGCCCTATGCACTTTACAGGTTGGAGGGCTATGTTTCATCCTATCTAGCACAGAAAACTGGTTTTAACAATGATGATCTTGAACTGCTCTGGGAGGCATTGGTCAATATGTTTGACCATGATCATTCTGCCGCCAGGGGTAAAATGGCTACCCGCAAATTAGTTGTGTTTCGGCATGAGTCAGCTTTGGGTAATGCGCCCGCGTATAAACTATTCGATCTAGTACAGGTTACCAGAAAAGTTCCTGTTCGCCCAGCCCGTTCCTATGATGACTATGAAGTTAAGATTAATCGCTCTCAGCTGCCCACCGGGGTTGATCTAATAGAAAAATGA
- a CDS encoding IS3 family transposase (programmed frameshift) produces MTRKKYSDEFKQQIVKEAIETGNMSLVARQHEIAKSMVAKWVKQYKNPPVPKNNKKKTIDNSYYKELETENDKLKKLLGEKDLEIAILKDLLKKNKPSIEDKVSIANKWISRGYKAVLVLKIVGLSRSTYYYRISRTGLTKRVGGGRPCPGYSLDKANNQISDEQIKEWLTELIADEGYAYGYLKLTYALKRNFRLIINKKKVYRLCKELEILRPQRKFKPSFPRKIAKNRVITGSNQLWEMDVKYGYIAGENRFFFLLSLIDVADRNIIDYHLGLSCTAEDAVRVVKSALLKRQLYQGGNKPVIRSDNGPQFISHVFEKVCEELGIEHERIPFKTPNKNAHIEAFHRLLEDECFSRYEFAAYAEVYEVVAQYIKRYNKQRLHSSIGYVPPEEFYKYLRDGEKVLKITI; encoded by the exons ATGACCAGGAAAAAATACAGCGATGAATTTAAACAACAAATTGTCAAAGAAGCAATTGAAACTGGCAATATGTCCTTAGTGGCCCGGCAGCATGAAATTGCCAAATCAATGGTTGCCAAATGGGTAAAACAATATAAAAACCCTCCTGTGCCTAAAAATAATAAGAAAAAAACTATTGATAATAGTTACTATAAAGAACTTGAAACCGAGAACGATAAACTTAAAAAGCTCCTCGGCGAAAAAGATTTGGAAATAGCCATACTTAAGGATTTGTTAAAAAAAA ACAAACCTTCGATAGAAGATAAAGTAAGTATCGCCAACAAATGGATTAGCCGTGGTTACAAAGCAGTTTTGGTTCTAAAAATAGTAGGCCTTAGCCGCTCTACGTACTATTATCGTATTTCAAGAACTGGCCTTACCAAACGTGTGGGAGGAGGAAGACCCTGCCCAGGTTACTCGCTAGATAAAGCCAACAACCAGATCAGCGATGAACAAATTAAGGAATGGCTAACAGAGCTTATCGCGGATGAAGGTTATGCCTACGGGTATCTTAAATTAACCTACGCCCTAAAGCGAAATTTCAGGCTTATAATCAACAAGAAGAAAGTCTACAGGCTATGTAAAGAACTGGAAATTCTTAGACCACAAAGAAAATTTAAACCATCGTTTCCACGCAAAATAGCTAAAAACCGGGTTATTACAGGGTCTAACCAGCTTTGGGAGATGGATGTTAAATATGGTTATATTGCGGGTGAAAATCGATTTTTCTTCCTGTTGAGTCTTATTGACGTAGCCGACAGAAATATAATTGACTATCACCTTGGTCTTAGTTGCACAGCAGAAGATGCAGTCAGAGTGGTTAAATCAGCATTATTAAAACGCCAGCTTTATCAAGGTGGAAATAAGCCTGTAATTCGCTCAGATAACGGGCCGCAATTTATCAGCCATGTATTTGAGAAAGTATGTGAGGAACTAGGGATAGAACATGAACGGATCCCTTTTAAAACTCCAAACAAAAATGCACATATAGAAGCTTTTCACCGACTTTTAGAAGATGAATGCTTTAGCCGCTATGAATTTGCGGCCTATGCTGAGGTATATGAAGTAGTAGCACAATATATCAAGCGTTACAATAAGCAAAGACTTCACTCAAGCATCGGGTATGTGCCACCTGAAGAATTCTACAAATACCTTAGAGATGGCGAAAAAGTCTTGAAAATTACAATTTAA
- the cas2 gene encoding CRISPR-associated endonuclease Cas2 — translation MMVLITYDVNTTTEAGKKRLRHVAKQCINYGQRVQNSVFECLVDPVQFAQLRHRLEEIIDKEKDSLRYYYLGNNWKNRVEHVGTRATFDPEGTIIV, via the coding sequence ATGATGGTACTAATTACTTATGATGTGAATACAACAACAGAAGCTGGAAAAAAGAGACTCAGACATGTTGCCAAGCAATGTATCAATTATGGACAGAGGGTTCAAAATTCTGTATTTGAATGCTTGGTGGACCCTGTTCAATTTGCGCAATTAAGGCACAGGTTGGAGGAGATAATAGATAAAGAAAAAGATAGTTTAAGGTATTATTATCTAGGTAATAACTGGAAAAACAGGGTTGAACATGTTGGAACCAGAGCAACTTTTGATCCTGAAGGGACTATTATAGTTTAG
- the cas8c gene encoding type I-C CRISPR-associated protein Cas8c/Csd1, which produces MIINALFQYYERLLEDQDSGVSKPGYSKAKVSYAIVLSQTGKLVNLVDLRVEKGKKLVPRDMDVPQQVKRTSGVSANFMCDNCTYILGLKQKGKKDKSERLKEAFDAFVNLHQKILEGINDAGAVAVLNFLRSWDVANAINHPKIVEALDDLLEGGNLVFRLEGTEGYIHERPAIMAAWNAFCGGQDSEVTGQCLVTGHKSPIARLHPSIKGVTGAQSSGASLVSFNLEAFTSYGKSQSYNAPVSEHVAFGYTTAINYLLNSEKHRIRIGDTTTVFWAERSTNGVEEDLLGALFFPAEGMNKNNEDAEQKQIIRDPQTVQLLHDIFARIRAGTPVSAGLTGVDRNVNFYILGLAPNASRLSVRFWHVDHYGNFLDKIGQHYIDMAIIKSFANDPEFISISMILKETAPLRDAKRIPPLLGGVLMRSVLTGMPYPQVLYNAILSRIRADQEVNYARAAIIKAFLVRKQRYYNRGNEVKFTMSLDPQNTNTAYRLGRLFALLEKAQEDANPGLNATIKDRYFGAASATPGFVFPILIRLAQHHLAKAEYGRAMDKRIEEVIGEIDTFPSHFNLEEQGLFVLGYYHQRQALFTKNERKEG; this is translated from the coding sequence ATGATTATTAATGCTCTTTTCCAATACTATGAAAGGTTGTTGGAAGACCAGGATTCAGGGGTAAGCAAGCCAGGATACAGTAAGGCCAAAGTTTCTTATGCTATAGTGCTTTCTCAAACCGGCAAACTGGTTAACCTTGTAGATTTACGCGTGGAAAAAGGTAAAAAGCTTGTTCCACGGGATATGGATGTCCCACAGCAGGTAAAACGGACTTCTGGGGTATCAGCCAATTTTATGTGCGATAACTGTACGTATATACTAGGTCTGAAGCAAAAAGGGAAAAAGGATAAAAGTGAGAGGCTGAAAGAGGCATTTGATGCTTTTGTCAATCTACACCAGAAGATTCTTGAAGGAATAAACGATGCGGGAGCAGTTGCTGTATTAAATTTTTTGCGCAGTTGGGATGTAGCAAATGCTATAAACCACCCTAAAATAGTAGAAGCTTTGGATGACTTATTGGAAGGCGGTAACCTGGTATTCAGGCTGGAAGGGACAGAAGGCTATATCCACGAACGACCGGCTATCATGGCAGCATGGAATGCATTTTGTGGGGGCCAGGATTCAGAAGTAACAGGTCAGTGTTTAGTCACTGGTCATAAGTCGCCCATAGCCAGATTACATCCAAGTATCAAAGGGGTAACAGGGGCCCAGTCGAGTGGTGCTTCTTTGGTATCTTTTAATCTTGAAGCATTTACATCATATGGTAAGTCCCAAAGTTATAATGCACCGGTAAGCGAGCATGTCGCGTTCGGCTATACAACTGCTATCAATTACCTGCTAAACAGCGAAAAGCATAGGATACGCATAGGAGATACAACAACGGTTTTTTGGGCTGAACGTTCAACTAATGGTGTGGAGGAAGACCTACTGGGAGCTTTGTTTTTCCCCGCTGAAGGTATGAATAAAAATAATGAGGATGCTGAGCAAAAACAAATCATTAGAGATCCGCAGACAGTGCAGTTACTTCATGATATTTTTGCTAGAATTCGGGCGGGGACTCCGGTTAGTGCAGGCTTAACAGGTGTCGACCGCAATGTAAATTTTTATATTTTGGGACTTGCTCCCAATGCCAGCCGTCTTTCAGTCAGGTTCTGGCATGTTGATCACTACGGAAATTTTTTGGATAAAATAGGCCAGCACTATATTGACATGGCAATAATAAAGAGTTTTGCAAACGACCCTGAGTTTATTTCAATTAGCATGATTTTAAAGGAAACAGCACCTTTAAGGGACGCAAAGAGGATTCCACCGCTTTTAGGTGGTGTATTGATGCGTTCAGTACTGACAGGTATGCCTTACCCTCAGGTATTGTATAATGCAATTCTCTCCCGCATTAGGGCAGACCAAGAAGTTAATTATGCCCGAGCAGCCATTATTAAGGCCTTTCTGGTTAGGAAGCAGAGATATTACAACAGAGGAAATGAGGTGAAGTTTACGATGTCTTTAGATCCGCAAAACACAAACACAGCATACAGGTTGGGGAGGCTATTTGCCCTTCTGGAAAAAGCCCAGGAAGATGCCAATCCAGGTTTGAATGCCACGATAAAAGACCGGTATTTTGGTGCTGCATCGGCTACACCTGGTTTTGTTTTTCCAATATTAATCAGACTGGCACAGCACCACCTAGCAAAAGCCGAGTACGGTCGTGCTATGGACAAACGTATCGAGGAGGTAATTGGCGAAATTGACACCTTCCCTTCCCATTTCAATTTAGAGGAACAGGGACTTTTTGTGTTGGGTTATTATCACCAGCGTCAGGCGCTTTTTACAAAAAATGAAAGAAAAGAGGGATAA
- the cas4 gene encoding CRISPR-associated protein Cas4, protein MMNYDTYDDDSLLMLSGIQHFAFCERQWALIHIENLWEENIRTVEGKQLHDRVDDPYFTETRNSVKVERSVPLVSRSLGLYGVADVIEYYQDSGSDDSLKIIIIEYKRGKPKPDDRDEVQLCAQAICLEEMLGLKIDYGYFFYGETRHRYRVDFNEVLRARVKQLATRMHNLYERGVTPPAVKDKRCKGCSMVDLCIPALAKKRNVADNYLKRLVKEAEEESAGE, encoded by the coding sequence ATGATGAATTATGATACTTATGATGACGACAGCCTGCTGATGTTATCAGGAATACAGCACTTTGCCTTTTGTGAGAGGCAGTGGGCTCTGATCCATATTGAAAATCTGTGGGAAGAAAACATAAGGACTGTTGAAGGTAAACAACTACACGATAGAGTGGACGACCCCTATTTTACGGAAACACGAAACAGTGTCAAGGTAGAGCGATCAGTCCCTTTGGTATCCAGATCCTTGGGTTTATACGGTGTGGCTGACGTAATTGAATACTATCAAGATTCGGGCTCAGATGATTCTCTTAAAATCATTATTATTGAATATAAAAGAGGTAAACCAAAACCCGATGATAGAGATGAAGTACAATTGTGTGCACAGGCGATCTGCTTAGAGGAAATGCTAGGATTAAAAATAGATTATGGGTATTTCTTTTATGGAGAGACAAGGCACCGCTACAGGGTTGATTTTAATGAGGTGTTGAGGGCAAGGGTTAAACAATTAGCAACCAGAATGCATAACTTGTATGAAAGAGGGGTAACTCCGCCGGCAGTAAAAGATAAAAGATGCAAGGGTTGTTCTATGGTAGATTTGTGTATACCTGCTCTTGCTAAAAAAAGAAATGTAGCTGACAATTATCTGAAACGTCTGGTGAAAGAAGCGGAAGAAGAATCAGCGGGAGAATAG